Genomic DNA from Streptomyces sp. NBC_01571:
GGTGTTGAAAGCGGCCGTCGGATCGGCGGGGACCGGGCCGTGCGAGGGGAGGACCACCCGCGGGGCGAGACCGGCAATCCGGTGGAGGGAGTCGAGCGCCGCCGTGGCCGCGCCCGCTCCGTCGAGGGCGAGATTGACCCAGCCGACGTCGTAGTCCGACAGCGCGTCACCGACGACGAGCAGTCGCTCCTCCGGCTGCCACAGGGCCAGGTGCCCGGGCGTGTGCCCGGGAGTGCGGATGACCTCCCAGTCGGCCTCACCGAGTCGGAGGACCTCCCCGCCGTCGAGCGGCATATCGACCGTGTACGGGGCGACCGGCTGGTCGAGGTACTCCGCGGTGCAGCAGCCGGGGTCCCGACGCGAGATCGCCTCCGCCTCCGGAGCTCCGGCCGCGATGCCCGCGCCACCCGCCTGAAGGAGCGCGTTGCCGCCGACGTGATCGGAGTGCCAGTGCGTGTTCACGACCAGGCCCACGTCGCCTCCGCGCGCGCGTGCCCAGGAGGCTGTTTCGGCCGCGTGGCCGACGAATCC
This window encodes:
- a CDS encoding MBL fold metallo-hydrolase, producing MSRPSAPLLPSWVNWRQRPFPDANLLLLQGRQPALVDSGFVGHAAETASWARARGGDVGLVVNTHWHSDHVGGNALLQAGGAGIAAGAPEAEAISRRDPGCCTAEYLDQPVAPYTVDMPLDGGEVLRLGEADWEVIRTPGHTPGHLALWQPEERLLVVGDALSDYDVGWVNLALDGAGAATAALDSLHRIAGLAPRVVLPSHGPVPADPTAAFNTALRRAQRLVDDPAGALWYGARRIFAFALMIRDGIPADEVEPYLHARAWVTDAARLLDLTPEVLANELVTSMLGSGAVVRREGRLHAAAEHTPVAARSLRVPYPRAWPAAQR